The proteins below are encoded in one region of Halorarum halophilum:
- a CDS encoding PQQ-dependent sugar dehydrogenase: MTNDSTPDEQPVPDDPDAERDESTSRWRTSRRSVLGAAAATGIGAGFAGAGFAQEQATTIQLVGVTPGWQYEGDPNAPYIAGDTTPTEGTITNPTFQFQPGQEYEVTWTNGDGQPHDFDIQDADGNTIVDSELLSEQGATQTVTFTASEEMAQYICTVHPNTMVGDIQVGGGGTGTMAGMQEDGFFAQGTEVGFQTVAEGMTAPTDFAVADEDQDRYFVADQTGELWVVTPDGGRQDEPFVDVSDRMVELGTFYGSYATQGQSYDERGLLGVEFHPEFQENGRFYLHYSAPPTQELQDRGWDHIEMVSEFQASDDLSGADPNSEAVLLAIPSPQYNHDAGAIAFGPDDYLYVPMGDGGGANDDMYGHVDDWYGRNAGGNGQDVTQNMLGDVLRIDVEGSGAGPQGNYGIPEDNPFAGEDNPGIDEIYAYGFRNPYGVSFDSQGNFFVADAGQDLWEEADIVERGGNYGWNVKEGTHCFSTENPSQVGAITDCPDSEPDEAPYDGSQLQDPIVEFPHQYQGQSVGITIVGGHRYEADTISGLTGDYVYGIWTSDPSREAPDGRVLTATPPEGFDEGGTATSTPTGTETGMGTPTGTATGTDAGGGQGDVPRDRLWEMRELVFADGFPFFVRMFGRDTDGELYVLVSQVGVPEGDTGRVLRIVPPEEGETPPETGTPAGTETETGGPQTEGPAGKTTPNGNETTTTTEE; encoded by the coding sequence ATGACCAACGACAGTACACCCGACGAGCAGCCAGTACCGGACGACCCGGACGCCGAGCGGGACGAGTCGACGTCGCGGTGGCGGACCTCGCGCCGGAGCGTGCTCGGCGCCGCGGCCGCGACCGGCATCGGGGCCGGGTTCGCGGGGGCGGGCTTCGCCCAGGAGCAGGCCACGACCATCCAGCTGGTGGGCGTGACCCCCGGCTGGCAGTACGAGGGCGACCCCAACGCGCCCTATATCGCGGGGGATACCACCCCCACCGAGGGAACCATCACGAACCCGACGTTCCAGTTCCAGCCCGGCCAGGAGTACGAGGTCACCTGGACGAACGGTGACGGCCAGCCGCACGACTTCGACATCCAGGACGCCGACGGCAACACCATCGTCGACTCGGAGCTCCTGAGCGAGCAGGGCGCCACCCAGACGGTGACGTTCACGGCGTCCGAGGAGATGGCCCAGTACATCTGCACCGTCCACCCGAACACCATGGTCGGGGACATCCAGGTGGGGGGCGGAGGGACCGGTACGATGGCGGGCATGCAGGAGGACGGCTTCTTCGCGCAGGGCACCGAGGTCGGGTTCCAGACCGTCGCCGAGGGGATGACGGCGCCGACTGACTTCGCGGTGGCCGACGAGGACCAGGATCGCTACTTCGTCGCCGACCAGACCGGCGAGCTCTGGGTCGTCACGCCCGATGGCGGCCGTCAGGACGAGCCGTTCGTCGACGTGAGCGACCGCATGGTCGAACTCGGGACGTTCTACGGGTCGTACGCGACCCAGGGCCAGTCGTACGACGAGCGGGGCCTGCTGGGCGTCGAGTTCCACCCGGAGTTCCAGGAGAACGGTCGCTTCTACCTCCACTACAGCGCGCCGCCGACCCAGGAGCTCCAGGACCGGGGCTGGGACCACATCGAGATGGTCTCCGAGTTCCAGGCGTCCGACGACCTGAGCGGCGCCGACCCGAACAGCGAGGCGGTACTCCTCGCCATCCCCTCGCCGCAGTACAACCACGACGCCGGGGCCATCGCGTTCGGGCCGGACGACTACCTCTACGTCCCGATGGGCGACGGGGGCGGCGCGAACGACGACATGTACGGCCACGTCGACGACTGGTACGGTCGGAACGCGGGCGGCAACGGTCAGGACGTCACCCAAAACATGCTGGGCGACGTGCTCCGCATCGACGTGGAGGGCTCGGGCGCCGGCCCCCAGGGGAACTACGGCATCCCCGAGGACAACCCGTTCGCGGGCGAGGACAACCCCGGCATCGACGAGATCTACGCGTACGGCTTCCGCAACCCGTACGGCGTCTCCTTCGACAGCCAGGGCAACTTCTTCGTCGCCGACGCGGGCCAGGACCTCTGGGAGGAGGCCGACATCGTCGAGCGCGGCGGCAACTACGGGTGGAACGTGAAGGAGGGCACCCACTGCTTCAGCACGGAGAACCCGAGTCAGGTCGGCGCCATCACCGACTGTCCCGACTCGGAACCCGACGAGGCGCCGTACGACGGCTCGCAGCTCCAGGACCCCATCGTGGAGTTCCCGCACCAGTACCAGGGGCAGAGCGTCGGCATCACCATCGTCGGCGGGCACCGCTACGAGGCGGACACCATCTCCGGGCTGACCGGGGACTACGTCTACGGTATCTGGACGTCCGACCCGTCGCGCGAGGCGCCCGACGGACGGGTGCTCACCGCGACGCCGCCGGAGGGGTTCGACGAGGGCGGCACGGCCACGTCGACGCCCACAGGCACCGAGACGGGGATGGGAACCCCCACCGGAACGGCGACGGGGACGGACGCAGGCGGCGGCCAGGGCGACGTGCCGCGCGACCGGCTCTGGGAGATGCGGGAGCTCGTCTTCGCCGACGGGTTCCCGTTCTTCGTCCGCATGTTCGGCCGCGACACCGACGGCGAACTGTACGTGCTCGTGAGCCAGGTAGGCGTCCCCGAGGGCGACACGGGACGCGTGCTCCGCATCGTCCCGCCCGAGGAGGGCGAG